One segment of Massilia sp. Se16.2.3 DNA contains the following:
- a CDS encoding zf-HC2 domain-containing protein, with the protein MNTPAHQEAQELLPWLANGSLTGTERDRVQAHLQVCAACRLDLSMLHTLRAAGPAPAPQLDAEAALARLLPQLDAPAALPPVADPAPPVPGWRTRLAANDGRWLRTAVALQFGAIAVLALLLARAPASPDANTDAYRLLGADAGQRSSLVVTFNPDTPERELRRIVQASGARVVGGPTVTGAWLLDTEDEPGKTVTRLRAEPAVTLAEQLGAGGQP; encoded by the coding sequence ATGAATACCCCTGCACACCAGGAAGCCCAGGAGCTGCTGCCCTGGCTGGCGAACGGCAGCCTCACCGGCACCGAACGGGACCGGGTGCAAGCCCACCTGCAGGTGTGCGCCGCCTGTCGCCTCGACCTGTCGATGCTGCACACGCTGCGCGCCGCAGGTCCGGCGCCAGCGCCCCAGCTCGACGCCGAGGCGGCGCTGGCGCGCCTGCTGCCGCAGCTGGACGCGCCGGCCGCCTTGCCGCCGGTCGCGGACCCGGCGCCGCCCGTGCCAGGCTGGCGCACGCGCCTTGCAGCGAACGACGGCCGCTGGCTGCGTACCGCCGTCGCCCTGCAGTTCGGCGCCATCGCCGTGCTGGCACTGCTGCTGGCACGCGCGCCCGCAAGCCCCGACGCAAACACGGATGCCTATCGCCTGCTCGGCGCCGATGCCGGCCAGCGCAGCAGCCTGGTCGTGACCTTCAATCCCGATACGCCGGAGCGTGAATTGCGCCGTATCGTGCAGGCCAGCGGCGCACGCGTCGTCGGCGGGCCGACCGTCACCGGCGCCTGGCTGCTCGATACCGAGGACGAACCGGGCAAGACCGTGACCCGCCTGCGCGCCGAACCGGCTGTCACCCTGGCCGAGCAGCTGGGCGCGGGAGGCCAGCCGTGA
- a CDS encoding RNA polymerase sigma factor, producing the protein MEKTSDDIASLARTPAGEACLVGRVAAGDRRAFETLYRAYFPRLTRFLQRMTRSAPLIEEIVNDTLLAVWRKAATFDGSSKVSTWVFAIAYRRACKALQALDEPVEALADEREGLESDRPEWQFDQGRLAHAVDAALATLPLAQRIAFQLTFYHDMTYPEIADIMECPVNTIKTRMFHTRKRLAVLLDGQLENRP; encoded by the coding sequence GTGGAAAAAACGAGCGATGACATTGCAAGCCTGGCCAGGACGCCGGCGGGCGAAGCCTGCCTGGTCGGCCGGGTTGCGGCCGGCGACCGGCGCGCTTTCGAGACCCTGTACCGCGCCTATTTCCCGCGACTGACGCGCTTCCTGCAGCGGATGACGCGCAGCGCGCCGCTGATCGAGGAAATCGTCAACGACACGCTGCTGGCCGTCTGGCGCAAGGCGGCGACCTTCGACGGCAGCAGCAAGGTGTCGACCTGGGTTTTCGCGATTGCCTACCGGCGCGCCTGCAAGGCATTGCAGGCACTGGACGAACCGGTCGAGGCCCTTGCCGACGAACGCGAAGGCCTGGAGAGCGACCGCCCCGAATGGCAGTTCGACCAGGGGCGCCTGGCGCATGCGGTCGACGCTGCCCTTGCCACGTTGCCGCTGGCGCAGCGCATTGCCTTCCAGCTGACCTTTTATCATGACATGACTTATCCGGAAATCGCCGACATCATGGAGTGCCCCGTCAACACGATCAAGACGCGCATGTTCCACACGCGTAAACGTCTCGCCGTCCTGCTCGACGGCCAGCTGGAGAACCGGCCATGA
- a CDS encoding TorF family putative porin — translation MFPKLRHNPRRFTLAAFVLLCGAGSAHGQTSANLSLLSAYAARGVALDTRPVLQLRVEHDAAAGWYVGGFASPVRLEGRSGSQLIAYGGRAQRISPTITLDAGITRSAFPRSSQFDYSELHVGLLMGRASARLFYSPRYYGEGRSVYLDLNDAYPLTDNVSLAVHAGLRRPFGEYRDATGDGGDLRAALATRTKGYLLQAGLQKTWHPYLPAAPAPAFTASVSRQF, via the coding sequence ATGTTCCCAAAGCTCCGCCACAACCCGCGCCGTTTCACCCTAGCCGCCTTCGTCCTGCTGTGCGGCGCCGGCAGCGCGCACGGCCAGACCAGCGCCAACCTGTCCCTGCTCTCGGCCTATGCGGCGCGTGGCGTTGCCCTCGATACGCGGCCGGTGCTGCAGTTGCGGGTGGAGCACGACGCCGCGGCCGGCTGGTATGTGGGCGGCTTTGCGTCTCCCGTCCGGCTGGAAGGACGCAGCGGCAGCCAGTTGATCGCCTATGGCGGCCGCGCCCAGCGCATCTCGCCCACAATAACGCTGGACGCCGGCATTACCCGCAGCGCCTTCCCGCGCAGCAGCCAGTTCGACTACAGCGAACTCCATGTCGGCCTGCTGATGGGGCGCGCCAGCGCGCGGCTGTTCTACTCGCCGCGCTACTACGGCGAAGGGCGCAGCGTCTACCTCGACCTGAACGATGCCTATCCCCTCACCGACAACGTGAGCCTGGCCGTCCATGCCGGCCTGCGCCGTCCCTTCGGCGAGTACCGCGATGCGACTGGCGATGGCGGCGACCTGCGCGCAGCGCTCGCCACGCGCACCAAGGGCTACCTGCTGCAGGCGGGCCTGCAGAAAACCTGGCATCCCTACCTGCCGGCCGCCCCTGCGCCGGCCTTCACCGCCAGCGTCAGCCGGCAGTTCTGA
- a CDS encoding S8 family serine peptidase yields the protein MTRVLVLLLAFVLMLAFSDGAGAQEANPVPAAEAAPAVAPPPAATQRQLLVMLRLPPDHFHADGAYGGGYNDDSGGAARRRLAQALAASHHLRVRDNWSMPAIGVDCFLMEETDDTPLERVLDALAHDARVVWAQSIEDFQALGSADPLYPIQPAARDWHLADLHRISTGRNVHIAVIDSGVDASHPDLAGQLVLRRNFVDDVPDAAETHGTAVAGVIGAQTGNGVGIAGVAPGARIMALRACWEQARQPARCNSFTLGKAINFALENGARIINLSLGGPPDRLLQSLLDAALARGVIVVGAADPQRADGGFPAAHPGVIAVGRGGERRLPLSTMLYAPGTDIPSCMPGTRWGVVSGSSYAAAHVAGLSALLAQLQPRANAQSLRRMLDAAAASSAGNIDACAALRRAFDACVCQCSQSSATTRAVSP from the coding sequence GTGACACGCGTCCTGGTCCTGCTGCTGGCCTTCGTCCTCATGCTGGCCTTCTCTGACGGTGCCGGCGCGCAGGAGGCGAACCCTGTGCCGGCGGCCGAGGCAGCGCCTGCGGTTGCCCCTCCTCCCGCGGCGACGCAGCGCCAGCTCCTGGTCATGCTGCGCCTGCCGCCAGACCACTTCCACGCCGACGGCGCCTACGGCGGCGGCTACAACGACGACAGCGGCGGCGCCGCACGCCGCCGCCTGGCGCAGGCACTCGCTGCGAGCCACCACCTGCGGGTACGCGACAACTGGTCGATGCCGGCGATCGGCGTCGACTGCTTCCTGATGGAGGAAACCGACGACACGCCGCTCGAACGGGTGCTGGACGCCCTGGCGCACGATGCGCGCGTGGTGTGGGCGCAATCGATCGAGGATTTCCAGGCCCTCGGCAGCGCCGACCCGCTCTACCCGATCCAGCCGGCCGCGCGCGACTGGCACCTGGCCGACCTGCACCGCATCAGCACCGGCCGCAACGTGCACATCGCCGTGATCGACAGCGGCGTCGATGCATCGCACCCCGATCTCGCCGGCCAGCTGGTCCTGCGCCGCAATTTCGTCGACGACGTGCCCGATGCCGCCGAGACCCATGGCACCGCGGTCGCCGGCGTCATCGGCGCGCAGACGGGCAACGGCGTCGGTATCGCCGGTGTCGCCCCGGGTGCCAGGATCATGGCGCTGCGCGCCTGCTGGGAACAAGCGCGCCAGCCGGCGCGCTGCAACAGCTTCACGCTGGGCAAGGCGATCAACTTCGCGCTCGAGAACGGCGCGCGCATCATTAACCTGAGCCTGGGCGGGCCACCCGACCGGCTGCTGCAAAGCCTGCTCGATGCGGCACTGGCGCGCGGCGTCATCGTGGTCGGCGCGGCCGATCCGCAGCGCGCCGACGGCGGCTTTCCGGCCGCCCACCCCGGCGTGATCGCGGTCGGGCGCGGCGGCGAACGGCGCTTGCCGCTGTCGACCATGCTGTATGCGCCCGGCACCGACATCCCCAGCTGCATGCCGGGCACGCGCTGGGGCGTCGTGTCCGGCTCGTCCTATGCCGCCGCCCACGTCGCGGGCCTGTCCGCCCTGCTGGCGCAGCTGCAGCCACGCGCCAACGCCCAGTCGCTGCGGCGCATGCTCGACGCCGCGGCGGCCTCCTCGGCTGGTAACATAGACGCTTGCGCCGCCCTCCGGCGGGCCTTCGACGCCTGCGTTTGCCAATGTTCCCAAAGCTCCGCCACAACCCGCGCCGTTTCACCCTAG